In the Solibacillus sp. FSL K6-1523 genome, one interval contains:
- a CDS encoding ABC transporter ATP-binding protein — translation MLELQQIKKSFGTKDVLKDIQLTLPKGQIMSLLGPSGCGKTTLLNIILGLEQQTSGKIIWDGEDISQKPMQERGFNIVFQDFALFPHLNAYDNIIYGLRNQKKGIDEKSVQEYIEFLELSPHLKKKVHELSGGQKQRVSIARTLVMQPDILLMDEPLSALDGVIKETIKERIQSISREFNLTTIIVTHDPEEALTLSDQVVILNDGHIAQCGSPVEIVNEPANEFIENFILQQLRIKRQNIYRLFGEQYA, via the coding sequence GTGCTTGAGCTTCAGCAAATAAAGAAAAGCTTTGGAACGAAAGATGTTTTAAAGGATATTCAATTAACATTACCAAAAGGACAAATTATGTCGCTTCTAGGACCGAGTGGTTGTGGAAAAACAACATTATTAAATATTATTTTAGGATTAGAGCAACAAACGAGCGGCAAGATCATTTGGGATGGTGAGGACATTAGTCAGAAGCCTATGCAAGAACGGGGTTTTAATATCGTCTTTCAAGATTTCGCTTTGTTTCCCCATTTAAATGCATACGACAATATTATTTATGGATTGCGTAATCAAAAGAAGGGCATTGATGAAAAAAGTGTCCAAGAATATATTGAATTTTTAGAGCTTAGCCCCCATTTGAAAAAGAAAGTGCATGAACTATCAGGTGGGCAAAAGCAGCGTGTTTCGATTGCACGAACACTTGTTATGCAACCAGATATTTTACTAATGGATGAGCCATTAAGTGCGCTAGATGGTGTGATTAAAGAAACGATTAAAGAGCGCATTCAGTCAATTTCCAGGGAGTTTAATTTAACGACAATTATCGTTACGCATGATCCAGAAGAGGCGTTAACATTATCGGATCAAGTAGTAATTTTAAATGATGGACATATCGCACAATGTGGCAGTCCAGTAGAAATAGTAAATGAACCCGCGAATGAATTTATTGAAAACTTTATCCTTCAGCAACTGCGCATTAAGCGTCAGAATATATATCGCCTATTTGGTGAGCAATATGCTTAA
- a CDS encoding class I SAM-dependent methyltransferase: MIESNQSSWNIVAKYFNGIDALPSYGPFTQTEEELNLIGACDGKNVLEIGFGSGHSLLYMHNKGAAELWGVDFSIAQMAFARETLADIEATLYTAPMEQEIGLPKEYFDLVYSIYAIGWSNDLAKTFQLIYSYLKPGGEFVFSWEHPFYAQIKCQDHQFYLNGSYQQEGSIDMPTFKGENAPMKVPKYKLATFVNELLKANFELVSLIESDIPKEMKNTDIPYSERYYSLHKANHFPTTFIIKAKKKG; encoded by the coding sequence ATGATCGAAAGCAATCAATCAAGTTGGAACATCGTGGCAAAGTATTTTAATGGAATTGACGCGTTGCCGAGCTATGGGCCTTTCACACAAACCGAGGAGGAGTTAAATCTCATTGGTGCATGTGATGGGAAAAATGTTTTAGAAATCGGCTTTGGTAGTGGACATTCATTGCTTTATATGCATAACAAAGGAGCTGCTGAATTGTGGGGTGTAGACTTTTCTATAGCACAAATGGCATTTGCTCGTGAAACATTAGCAGATATTGAAGCAACGTTATATACGGCTCCAATGGAACAAGAAATCGGTTTGCCGAAAGAGTATTTCGATTTAGTGTATTCAATTTATGCAATTGGATGGTCGAATGATTTAGCAAAAACGTTCCAGCTGATTTACTCTTATTTGAAACCTGGTGGGGAGTTTGTATTTAGTTGGGAACATCCCTTTTACGCACAAATAAAGTGTCAGGATCATCAGTTTTATTTAAATGGATCCTATCAGCAAGAAGGCTCCATTGATATGCCCACATTTAAAGGGGAAAACGCGCCAATGAAGGTTCCTAAATATAAATTGGCCACGTTTGTGAATGAACTTCTTAAAGCGAATTTCGAACTGGTTTCTTTAATTGAATCAGACATTCCTAAGGAGATGAAAAATACGGATATTCCATATTCGGAGCGTTATTATTCATTACATAAAGCGAATCATTTTCCAACTACATTTATTATAAAGGCAAAAAAGAAAGGCTAG
- a CDS encoding YfhD family protein: MGRDNKQGQSSNKGSLPQTPKNQKIAPNKVREEFAQELADLKKLAFKTPHKK, translated from the coding sequence ATGGGAAGAGATAATAAACAAGGTCAAAGCAGCAACAAAGGTTCCTTACCCCAAACACCGAAAAACCAAAAGATTGCCCCAAACAAGGTGCGAGAGGAATTTGCGCAAGAGTTAGCAGATCTAAAGAAATTGGCTTTTAAAACTCCCCATAAGAAATAG
- a CDS encoding DeoR/GlpR family DNA-binding transcription regulator — protein MYPVERQQKIMEIVRTQQVVKHYELTEALQISMETLRRDIQILVQQGLVEKFYGGIREVEQSMTETLIEQRMISQLDEKIAIARECAKLIHEGDCIFLDSGSSTFQIAKFIRNMKNITVITNSLPIAVELLHTSVEIILMGGKVRHSEKSIVAYDFLLQYDQLNISKAFICTSGISIQNGLSDFSFEEVLTRRNIVRIAQTIYVVADHTKFERDVAVKICSLSDVDYFITDDGLNDVLFKQYIDAGIHVQRVGLV, from the coding sequence ATGTATCCCGTTGAACGTCAACAAAAAATTATGGAAATCGTTCGAACACAGCAAGTTGTAAAGCATTATGAACTAACAGAAGCACTGCAAATTTCAATGGAAACGTTGCGCCGTGATATTCAAATCCTTGTACAACAAGGACTCGTTGAAAAATTTTATGGGGGGATTCGAGAGGTTGAACAATCAATGACAGAAACATTGATTGAGCAGCGTATGATTAGTCAATTAGACGAGAAAATCGCCATTGCCAGGGAATGTGCCAAGCTTATTCATGAGGGGGATTGTATTTTTTTAGATAGTGGTTCTAGTACTTTTCAAATTGCTAAATTCATTCGCAATATGAAAAATATCACGGTCATTACAAACTCTTTGCCAATCGCTGTAGAATTATTACATACATCTGTAGAAATCATTTTAATGGGCGGGAAAGTGCGTCATTCAGAAAAATCTATCGTCGCGTATGATTTTTTACTTCAATATGATCAATTGAATATTTCAAAAGCATTTATATGTACGAGTGGGATATCGATTCAAAATGGTTTGTCTGATTTTAGCTTTGAGGAAGTTTTAACAAGGCGAAATATCGTGCGCATAGCACAAACGATATACGTTGTAGCGGACCACACCAAATTTGAGCGAGATGTAGCGGTCAAAATTTGCTCATTAAGCGATGTCGATTACTTTATTACAGATGATGGATTGAATGATGTTCTTTTTAAGCAATATATAGATGCGGGGATACATGTTCAGCGTGTTGGTTTGGTTTAA
- a CDS encoding carbohydrate kinase family protein, with amino-acid sequence MSQSDKDFILVYGDAFVDYIANDQTNTSFTKYLGGATINVAAGISRIGAPSALITISGDDETSQFCREEILKEGVNLDYAIYDPTKRVSGVYVHLNENGEREFKDYVDETPALQVASVQLQEAAFKRASIFNVCSGTMFEPTALATTRAAVEMAKDKGAILAIDANIRPLRWDSEQQCRETISSFFEDADILKLTDEELFFLTETDTIEDGLAKLDELLVPIVLITVGADGAYAVLNGEVMHVTVDPVVPVDTTGAGDAFMAGVLRYVHFNGLPTVAEDLIKCVSFGNKLGAMAATKPGALTALPSYEDIKHLI; translated from the coding sequence ATGAGTCAGTCAGACAAAGATTTCATTTTAGTTTACGGAGATGCTTTTGTTGATTATATAGCAAATGACCAAACGAATACGTCATTTACAAAATATCTAGGTGGGGCAACGATTAATGTTGCGGCAGGCATTAGCCGAATTGGTGCACCTTCTGCACTTATTACCATTTCAGGGGATGATGAAACCTCTCAATTTTGTCGTGAGGAAATTTTAAAAGAAGGCGTAAATTTAGATTATGCTATTTACGACCCAACTAAACGTGTTAGTGGTGTTTATGTACATTTAAATGAAAATGGTGAGCGCGAGTTTAAGGATTATGTAGACGAAACACCAGCGCTTCAAGTAGCATCAGTACAATTACAAGAGGCTGCTTTTAAACGCGCATCGATTTTTAATGTGTGTTCAGGAACAATGTTTGAGCCGACTGCGCTTGCAACGACACGTGCTGCAGTTGAAATGGCGAAGGATAAGGGAGCCATTTTAGCGATTGATGCGAATATTCGTCCATTACGTTGGGACTCAGAGCAACAATGCCGCGAAACGATTTCTTCATTTTTTGAAGATGCGGACATTTTAAAGCTGACGGATGAGGAACTATTTTTCTTAACAGAAACAGACACAATTGAGGATGGCTTAGCGAAATTAGACGAGCTGTTAGTGCCGATTGTGCTTATAACGGTTGGGGCAGATGGTGCTTATGCGGTGTTAAATGGGGAAGTAATGCATGTAACAGTTGATCCAGTCGTTCCAGTAGATACAACAGGTGCTGGAGATGCATTTATGGCAGGCGTTTTACGTTATGTTCATTTTAACGGGCTTCCAACAGTTGCAGAAGATTTAATAAAATGTGTGTCTTTCGGCAATAAATTAGGCGCGATGGCAGCGACAAAACCGGGTGCTCTAACGGCATTACCAAGCTATGAAGATATTAAACATCTAATTTAA
- a CDS encoding GNAT family N-acetyltransferase: MTIFIRQAEIADAQAIAPLIYDAIGDIANNLTGEQELPKIIAALEQLVRETSNRHSYLNTFVATSNDTVQGIVVLYDGKQGAILDGQLEALLAQKGLHLKVDVEAHEDEYYIDTVCVLKEARGLGIGTKLLQFAEENGKKLGYRKLALNVELEKLDARRLYERMGFHVTEPWTIIDEPFHHMVKSLH, from the coding sequence ATGACCATTTTTATTAGACAGGCTGAAATTGCGGATGCACAAGCAATTGCACCTTTAATTTATGATGCGATTGGTGATATTGCTAATAACTTAACAGGTGAGCAAGAATTACCAAAGATTATAGCTGCTTTAGAACAACTTGTAAGAGAAACATCCAACCGACATTCTTATTTAAATACATTTGTTGCCACTTCAAATGATACGGTACAAGGCATTGTTGTTTTATATGATGGCAAACAAGGCGCAATACTTGATGGCCAGCTCGAAGCACTACTTGCGCAAAAAGGACTTCATCTGAAGGTTGATGTGGAAGCCCATGAGGATGAATATTATATTGATACAGTTTGTGTTTTAAAGGAAGCCCGTGGTCTTGGAATTGGGACAAAGCTTCTTCAATTTGCTGAAGAAAACGGCAAAAAACTTGGCTATCGTAAATTAGCATTAAATGTAGAGCTCGAAAAACTGGATGCACGTCGTTTGTATGAACGTATGGGTTTTCATGTCACAGAGCCCTGGACAATTATAGACGAACCGTTTCATCATATGGTGAAATCGCTTCATTAG
- a CDS encoding DMT family transporter, with protein MKATWIYPLMIVIASSSYGILSTIVKVAMQHGFTSSEAITSQYVFGFLLALVLFIATQRTLPKLTKSSVLFLICAGTLTAFTGIVYGHSLNYLPASLAVVMLFQFTWIGLFMDCIIKKRFPSRIELFSLAFLLAGTILAAGIIDVDLSQIAWQGWVFGFAAAFSFAGFLQINARPVEGVTTIGRTFILSIVSLIVVSIFLSPEIIWNGQLTAGLWKFGFVLGLFGIIFPILLFSIAAPKVGGGLVPILSAVELPVAIIVSVIVLKETLTVIQIGGIILVLIGMMLPSYFAGRKQRMISSSVE; from the coding sequence ATGAAAGCAACTTGGATTTACCCTCTAATGATTGTCATTGCTTCTAGTAGTTACGGTATTTTATCAACGATTGTAAAAGTAGCAATGCAACATGGATTTACTTCTTCCGAGGCCATTACAAGCCAATATGTTTTTGGTTTTTTACTTGCCCTCGTGTTATTTATCGCAACACAACGAACATTACCGAAACTTACGAAATCCAGTGTACTCTTTCTTATATGTGCAGGTACATTAACGGCCTTTACTGGAATTGTTTACGGACACTCTTTAAATTATTTACCCGCTTCACTCGCAGTCGTTATGCTCTTCCAATTTACTTGGATTGGTCTCTTTATGGATTGCATTATTAAAAAGCGTTTCCCTAGCCGCATCGAGCTTTTTTCATTGGCATTTTTATTGGCAGGGACAATTCTAGCAGCTGGTATTATTGACGTCGATTTATCACAAATTGCATGGCAAGGGTGGGTATTTGGTTTTGCAGCTGCCTTTAGCTTTGCAGGCTTTTTACAAATCAATGCGCGTCCAGTAGAAGGCGTGACGACGATTGGTCGAACATTTATTTTATCCATCGTTTCACTGATCGTCGTTTCGATCTTCCTATCTCCTGAAATCATTTGGAATGGACAACTTACTGCGGGCTTATGGAAATTCGGTTTTGTGCTTGGGTTATTCGGCATTATTTTCCCAATTCTATTGTTCTCAATTGCTGCCCCGAAAGTTGGCGGTGGACTTGTTCCGATACTGAGTGCAGTAGAATTACCTGTTGCGATTATCGTATCCGTTATCGTGTTAAAAGAAACGTTAACAGTGATACAAATCGGCGGTATTATTCTCGTGTTAATTGGGATGATGTTACCTTCCTATTTTGCCGGGAGAAAACAGCGGATGATTTCATCTTCAGTTGAATAA
- the phnX gene encoding phosphonoacetaldehyde hydrolase: protein MTTKIEGVIFDWAGTTVDFGCFAPVNVFLEIFKNAGVEVTLEEAREPMGMLKIDHIRAMLQMPRIHAKWQEVHGNSFSEEDVNQLYAQFEEQLMISLAEYTTPIQGVLETVKWLRANNIKIGSTTGYTKEMMAVVVPEAKKKGYSPDHLVTPTDLEDVGRPYPYMVFENMRQLQLSHVKHVVKVGDTASDMKEALHAGVWAVGVLVGSSEMGVSEEEYQQLTTEQQQQLIEKTRLKFESYGAHYTIETMQQLPEIIGEIEASFE, encoded by the coding sequence ATGACAACGAAAATTGAAGGTGTTATTTTTGACTGGGCTGGAACAACTGTAGATTTCGGATGTTTTGCTCCGGTAAATGTATTTTTAGAGATTTTTAAGAATGCGGGTGTAGAGGTAACGTTAGAAGAAGCACGCGAACCAATGGGTATGTTAAAAATCGACCATATTCGCGCAATGCTACAAATGCCTCGCATCCATGCGAAGTGGCAAGAAGTACACGGCAATTCATTTAGTGAAGAAGATGTGAATCAATTGTATGCGCAATTTGAGGAACAGTTAATGATTTCCCTTGCAGAATATACAACCCCAATCCAAGGTGTGTTAGAAACAGTAAAATGGTTGCGTGCGAATAATATTAAAATTGGTTCAACAACAGGTTATACGAAGGAAATGATGGCGGTAGTCGTACCGGAAGCGAAGAAAAAAGGCTATTCACCAGATCATCTTGTCACACCGACGGATTTAGAAGATGTTGGGCGCCCATACCCGTATATGGTTTTTGAAAATATGCGTCAACTACAACTAAGCCATGTGAAGCATGTTGTCAAAGTAGGGGATACCGCATCAGACATGAAAGAGGCGCTACATGCTGGTGTGTGGGCAGTAGGTGTACTTGTTGGGAGCTCAGAAATGGGTGTGAGTGAAGAAGAATACCAACAACTCACAACCGAGCAACAACAACAGCTAATTGAAAAAACACGCTTGAAGTTTGAATCATACGGTGCGCATTATACGATTGAAACGATGCAACAGTTACCGGAGATTATCGGGGAAATTGAAGCAAGTTTTGAATAG
- the phnW gene encoding 2-aminoethylphosphonate--pyruvate transaminase, with the protein MNRYKLLTPGPLTTTNTVRNVMNEDRCTWDDEYKQITQTIRKQLLEIAGVTEEKYTTVLMQGSGSFVVEAVLTTAVQSSDKVLFITNGAYGERMVQMANAIGIQHTQYETPYGEAVNASDIATLLQQDPTITHVAMVHCETTTGILNPIEEVIAVAKQHNAQVIIDAMSSFGGVPIDMEALQIDYLVSSANKCIQGVPGFGFVIANIDRLSACQGVARSVSLDLYDQWQTMKVDGKWRFTSPTHVVAAFAQALVELEEEGGVAARFTRYAANNSYLRKEMQAMGFAPYIDEADQSPIITSYYYPTESFEFTAFYEAIKQKGFVLYPGKLTDADTFRIGNIGDIHLSDMEQLVGAIKEYMGVQV; encoded by the coding sequence ATGAATCGATATAAATTACTAACACCAGGACCGTTAACGACGACAAATACTGTACGCAATGTGATGAATGAAGACCGCTGCACGTGGGATGATGAATATAAACAAATTACCCAAACGATTCGTAAACAATTATTGGAGATTGCGGGTGTAACTGAAGAAAAATATACTACTGTTTTAATGCAAGGGAGTGGGAGTTTCGTTGTAGAAGCAGTGCTAACAACAGCGGTTCAATCAAGTGATAAAGTGCTATTCATTACAAATGGTGCTTATGGTGAGCGCATGGTGCAAATGGCAAATGCAATTGGTATCCAGCATACACAGTACGAAACACCTTATGGCGAAGCGGTAAATGCTTCCGATATTGCAACTCTATTACAACAAGATCCAACAATTACGCACGTAGCAATGGTGCATTGTGAAACGACAACAGGCATTTTAAACCCTATTGAAGAAGTGATTGCAGTGGCAAAACAACATAATGCACAAGTAATTATTGATGCGATGAGTAGCTTTGGTGGTGTCCCAATTGATATGGAAGCATTGCAAATTGATTATTTAGTTAGTAGTGCGAATAAGTGCATTCAAGGTGTACCAGGTTTCGGCTTTGTTATTGCGAATATCGACCGTCTATCAGCATGCCAAGGGGTAGCTCGCAGTGTGTCACTCGATTTATATGATCAGTGGCAAACGATGAAAGTAGATGGCAAATGGCGTTTTACATCACCGACACATGTGGTGGCTGCATTTGCACAGGCATTAGTTGAACTAGAAGAAGAAGGTGGGGTAGCAGCTCGCTTTACTCGTTATGCTGCGAATAACTCTTATTTACGCAAAGAAATGCAGGCAATGGGCTTTGCACCATATATCGATGAAGCGGATCAGTCACCGATTATTACATCATATTATTATCCGACTGAAAGCTTTGAATTTACGGCCTTCTATGAGGCGATTAAGCAAAAAGGATTCGTTTTATATCCTGGGAAATTAACGGATGCCGATACATTCCGCATTGGTAATATTGGCGATATTCATCTGTCCGATATGGAGCAATTAGTAGGCGCAATTAAAGAATATATGGGGGTTCAAGTATAA
- a CDS encoding extracellular solute-binding protein has protein sequence MNKKVMGFLTVASSAIVLAACSSGSANSNDQVIIYSNADDEAIEVMQNTLNDKGFKGEYMIQSVGTSELGGKLLAEGKKIEADVVTMASYYIDSADAQHDMFIDLTSSQALIDETSNIQLPILGNVGSIFVNTEMLAQKGLDTPTSLKDLTDPQYKDLISIPNIMDSSTGWLLVQAIMAEYGEEEGPKILANLIQNVGPHLESSGSGPIKKVKTGEVPIGFGLRAQALDAKEEGLPIDYIDPIEGNYSLVESVAVVDKGDDEKEKKAQEIALTIANDAREQLLVQYPVALYEGEKVANEPAYLKKWATTLTVDLLQQHQAIFNAAK, from the coding sequence ATGAATAAAAAAGTAATGGGATTTTTAACGGTAGCAAGTTCGGCGATTGTATTGGCAGCTTGTAGCAGTGGTAGTGCAAATTCAAATGACCAAGTAATTATTTATTCAAATGCAGATGATGAAGCGATTGAAGTGATGCAAAATACGCTAAATGATAAAGGTTTTAAAGGGGAATATATGATTCAATCTGTCGGGACATCGGAGCTTGGTGGAAAGCTTTTAGCTGAAGGGAAAAAGATTGAGGCTGATGTTGTGACGATGGCTTCTTATTATATTGATAGCGCGGATGCACAGCATGATATGTTTATTGATTTAACGTCTTCACAAGCATTGATCGATGAAACGTCGAATATCCAATTACCGATTTTGGGGAATGTCGGCTCGATTTTCGTTAATACTGAAATGTTGGCACAAAAAGGATTAGACACACCGACATCATTAAAAGATTTAACCGACCCGCAATATAAAGATTTAATTTCGATTCCAAACATTATGGATTCATCTACGGGCTGGCTACTTGTACAAGCAATTATGGCGGAATACGGGGAAGAAGAAGGACCGAAAATTTTAGCAAATTTAATTCAAAACGTAGGGCCGCATTTAGAAAGCTCGGGATCAGGTCCAATTAAAAAAGTGAAAACGGGTGAAGTACCGATTGGTTTTGGCTTACGTGCACAGGCGCTTGATGCAAAAGAAGAGGGATTACCGATTGATTATATTGATCCAATTGAAGGGAATTACTCGTTAGTAGAATCGGTTGCGGTCGTTGATAAGGGCGATGATGAAAAAGAAAAGAAAGCGCAAGAAATTGCTTTAACAATTGCCAATGATGCACGTGAACAATTACTAGTGCAATATCCAGTCGCTTTGTATGAAGGTGAAAAAGTGGCAAATGAACCTGCGTACTTAAAAAAATGGGCAACGACATTAACAGTAGATTTATTACAACAACATCAAGCGATCTTTAACGCTGCGAAATAA
- a CDS encoding ABC transporter permease subunit, with the protein MLKTTMLMRGMAFLLLATIVFFLALPLGAIVLKSFEGADGWTLQNYEQALSSGILTEVFFNSVWVSTIAAVITTVLAFLLAYTIHFTNVAKPIKKFIRLGVTMPMLLPTITYGFVLIYAFGNQGIFSRIFGQPIFTIYGFNGLVIGYVMYTLPAAFLLMHNAMQYMDHRFIIVSHLMHDGKWRRFYHTILRPMLSPIGGAFILAFILSFTDYGIPASVGGTYDVIATTLYQTMLGSIPNFSQGAVISIAMLAPAVLGMLAMGILERGNVSYKSVSQQVAFSSKTKTVLFGSGSVVLVLTLLAVFTPLIIVPFTTAYPFDFGFTLQHFQAVIQMPELMNVYKNSLLVAISTALVGVVIAFVAGLLSARTQLKNRQAFDAIAMITNAVPGMVLGLGYLFFFNNSSLKGTFFIIIAYAIMHFFTTPFLMVKNALQKMDPSWEVTGALLRDSWLQTVFRVILPNIKKTLVEVFSYYFINAMVTVSGVIFIVTTHTVLVSTKIKELQHFSKFNEIFILSLFILVTNIVVKIACEFYLNSQSKRG; encoded by the coding sequence ATGCTTAAAACGACGATGCTAATGCGCGGTATGGCATTTCTGCTGTTAGCTACCATTGTATTCTTTTTAGCACTGCCTCTAGGAGCAATTGTTTTGAAATCATTTGAGGGAGCTGATGGTTGGACACTTCAAAATTATGAACAAGCTTTATCTAGTGGGATATTAACAGAGGTTTTCTTCAATAGTGTATGGGTATCAACAATTGCAGCGGTCATTACAACCGTGCTGGCGTTTTTATTAGCCTACACGATTCATTTTACGAATGTTGCAAAGCCAATTAAAAAATTTATTCGGCTCGGTGTGACAATGCCGATGCTACTACCAACGATTACATATGGCTTTGTATTGATTTATGCATTTGGGAATCAAGGGATATTCAGCCGTATCTTTGGCCAACCGATTTTCACAATTTACGGCTTTAACGGTTTAGTCATTGGTTATGTTATGTACACATTGCCAGCCGCATTTTTACTTATGCATAATGCCATGCAGTATATGGATCACCGATTTATTATTGTGTCGCATCTGATGCATGATGGCAAATGGCGCCGATTTTACCATACGATTTTACGCCCGATGCTAAGTCCAATCGGTGGTGCCTTTATTTTAGCATTCATCTTAAGTTTCACGGATTATGGTATACCAGCTTCAGTAGGTGGCACATATGACGTGATTGCAACGACGCTTTATCAAACGATGCTTGGGTCCATTCCAAACTTCTCGCAAGGTGCGGTCATTTCGATTGCCATGCTTGCGCCAGCTGTACTTGGGATGCTTGCTATGGGAATTTTGGAAAGAGGCAATGTGTCGTATAAGTCTGTTTCACAGCAAGTTGCTTTTTCTTCCAAAACAAAGACGGTGTTGTTCGGTTCAGGTAGCGTCGTTTTAGTCCTTACTTTATTGGCAGTATTTACACCGCTTATTATCGTGCCATTTACGACAGCATACCCATTTGATTTTGGCTTCACACTGCAACATTTCCAAGCAGTTATTCAAATGCCAGAATTAATGAATGTGTATAAGAATTCATTGCTTGTTGCGATAAGTACGGCACTTGTTGGGGTAGTCATTGCTTTTGTTGCAGGTTTGTTAAGTGCGCGTACGCAATTAAAAAATCGCCAAGCATTTGATGCCATTGCGATGATAACCAATGCAGTACCAGGAATGGTTTTAGGTTTAGGTTACTTATTTTTCTTTAATAATAGTAGTTTAAAAGGCACTTTCTTCATTATTATTGCCTATGCGATTATGCATTTCTTTACAACACCGTTTTTAATGGTGAAAAATGCATTGCAAAAAATGGACCCTTCTTGGGAAGTGACAGGCGCTTTACTACGTGATAGCTGGCTGCAAACAGTTTTCCGAGTGATCTTACCGAATATCAAAAAAACATTAGTAGAAGTGTTTAGTTATTACTTTATTAACGCAATGGTGACGGTGAGTGGGGTTATTTTCATAGTTACAACACATACCGTTTTAGTTTCAACCAAAATTAAAGAGTTGCAGCATTTCTCAAAGTTCAATGAAATTTTTATTCTATCTCTGTTTATTTTAGTAACAAATATTGTTGTGAAAATAGCCTGTGAGTTTTATCTAAATAGTCAATCGAAAAGGGGATAA
- a CDS encoding NupC/NupG family nucleoside CNT transporter, translating to MNVLWGIGGIFTVLIIAFLLSSAKKSIKWRTILAGLAIQILFAFIVLKWEAGRKALEGLSNGVQNLISYANEGISFVFGPAADTVNFGFVFAFQVLTVIIFFSALISILYYLGIMQFFIRIIGGGLSKLLGTSKAESISAAANIFVGQTEAPLVIRPFIDKMTKSELFAIMTGGLASVSGSVLVGYALLGVPLEYLLAASFMAAPAGLILAKMMLPETEVVDEGNFKLEKDDTAVNVIDAAARGASDGMKLAVNVGAMLLAFIGIIALLNGLLGGLGSFFGFEGLTIQGILGILFSPLAFAIGVPWEEAVKAGSYIGQKLVLNEFVAYKSFSESIANLSDKTVIVVSFALCGFANLGSLAILLGGIGSLAPSRRSDIARLGVRAIAAGMLASLLSAAIAGMFL from the coding sequence TTTACCGTCTTAATTATTGCTTTTCTTTTATCAAGTGCTAAAAAGTCGATTAAGTGGCGGACAATTTTAGCCGGATTAGCAATTCAAATTTTATTTGCTTTTATTGTTTTAAAATGGGAAGCAGGTCGTAAAGCACTTGAAGGTCTATCCAACGGCGTTCAAAATTTAATATCCTATGCGAATGAAGGAATTTCTTTCGTATTTGGGCCAGCAGCAGATACAGTAAACTTCGGATTTGTTTTTGCGTTCCAAGTATTAACTGTAATCATTTTCTTCTCTGCATTAATTTCTATTTTATATTATTTAGGTATAATGCAGTTTTTTATTCGTATTATTGGTGGAGGACTTTCAAAGCTCCTTGGGACAAGCAAGGCCGAGTCCATTTCAGCAGCTGCGAACATTTTCGTTGGGCAAACAGAAGCACCACTTGTCATTCGACCGTTCATCGATAAAATGACGAAATCGGAGCTATTTGCCATTATGACTGGAGGACTCGCATCGGTTTCAGGTTCGGTTTTAGTCGGATATGCACTGTTAGGTGTGCCTCTAGAATACTTACTTGCAGCAAGTTTCATGGCTGCTCCTGCTGGATTAATTTTAGCGAAAATGATGCTTCCAGAAACAGAAGTAGTTGATGAGGGGAATTTTAAGTTAGAAAAGGATGATACTGCTGTAAATGTGATTGATGCAGCAGCACGTGGAGCAAGTGATGGAATGAAGCTCGCGGTGAACGTTGGGGCTATGCTATTAGCGTTTATCGGTATTATCGCGTTGCTTAACGGTTTACTTGGTGGTTTAGGGAGTTTCTTTGGTTTTGAAGGTTTAACAATTCAGGGGATTTTAGGTATCCTATTTTCACCATTAGCTTTTGCAATTGGTGTTCCATGGGAAGAAGCGGTTAAAGCGGGTTCTTACATTGGACAAAAGCTAGTATTGAATGAATTTGTTGCATACAAATCTTTTAGCGAGTCAATTGCAAATCTCTCTGATAAAACAGTAATTGTAGTTAGTTTCGCTTTATGTGGGTTTGCAAACTTAGGCTCACTGGCGATTTTACTTGGTGGTATAGGGTCATTAGCACCTAGTCGCCGTTCAGATATCGCACGTTTAGGCGTTCGAGCGATTGCTGCAGGGATGTTAGCCTCTTTATTAAGTGCGGCAATAGCAGGGATGTTTCTTTAA